One segment of Pseudobacteriovorax antillogorgiicola DNA contains the following:
- a CDS encoding substrate-binding periplasmic protein, giving the protein MAAVSYLPIKPLIIWMSISGSLFAVDKDNSRILLPEIEGWASPKGEGFASELLDAVVKLQSLQVSLSYFPLKRVLLYFKQDPLSCFFGGDLKTLAAIDDFFKKTPLLESDPFLVTHYYAYTLAAQPKISSLDQLAGKAIGTLRGNDFIATKSGPKARRITYYNSTTALINSLKKGRIEVVIHPFPNKKSLTGDLNVDRSFSLWAIRERLLCRDTDNNRALIESFNVGLKKVKAQKIYQRVYDKNFMQ; this is encoded by the coding sequence CTCGTATTTGCCTATCAAGCCTCTTATCATCTGGATGAGCATATCTGGAAGCTTATTTGCAGTTGATAAAGACAATAGTAGAATCCTGCTACCAGAAATCGAAGGTTGGGCAAGCCCCAAAGGCGAGGGGTTTGCCAGTGAACTTTTGGACGCCGTGGTAAAACTTCAATCTCTTCAAGTTTCCCTATCTTATTTCCCCTTGAAACGAGTCCTTCTCTACTTTAAACAAGACCCCCTGTCTTGTTTTTTCGGGGGCGATCTCAAGACTCTTGCAGCAATAGACGATTTTTTTAAAAAGACGCCTCTTCTTGAAAGCGATCCATTTCTGGTCACCCACTACTATGCCTATACCCTCGCTGCTCAGCCCAAAATATCATCCTTAGATCAGCTAGCCGGAAAAGCCATTGGCACATTGCGCGGTAATGACTTCATTGCGACTAAATCGGGGCCAAAAGCCAGGCGCATTACCTACTACAATTCTACGACGGCCTTAATCAACTCCCTAAAGAAAGGTCGCATTGAGGTGGTGATTCACCCTTTTCCTAACAAGAAGTCTCTCACTGGGGATTTGAACGTCGACCGATCATTCAGCTTATGGGCAATTCGGGAGAGACTGCTGTGTCGGGATACAGACAATAATAGAGCCTTAATTGAGAGCTTCAATGTAGGGTTGAAAAAAGTAAAAGCTCAGAAAATTTACCAAAGAGTCTACGATAAAAACTTCATGCAATAG